Proteins found in one Hevea brasiliensis isolate MT/VB/25A 57/8 chromosome 18, ASM3005281v1, whole genome shotgun sequence genomic segment:
- the LOC110646341 gene encoding BURP domain protein USPL1-like: MGIHFPSWRIILCVLLVLVFAKGSSSRKTCDSPLKEAAGDLTANSKDSHLLIKNVIDHQMQHMDPSDHVFFTVDDLKAGRKIPIYFPYKNHSASPRLLSREEANSIPFSLTQLPYLLELFSISKDSPQAKAMEYTLRHCDVKTTERETKMCAASLESVLDFVCATFGLDTQFKALTTNYLTNPVTQLQNYTILEDPKEILPEKIVGCHAMPYPYVVYYCHRAEGRDRLFEMLLGGEDGERVQAPGICHMDTSKWDRDHVSFRVLKMEPGTSPVCHFFPANNLVWVPLSA; this comes from the exons ATGGGTATCCATTTTCCTTCCTGGAGAATCATCCTTTGTGTTCTACTTGTTTTAGTG TTTGCCAAAGGCAGTAGTTCCAGGAAGACATGTGACTCGCCTTTAAAAGAAGCAGCAGGTGATTTGACAGCAAATTCAAAGGATAGCCATCTACTGATCAAGAATGTCATTGATCATCAAATGCAACACATGGACCCTTCAGACCATGTTTTCTTCACTGTAGATGATCTAAAAGCTGGAAGAAAAATTCCAATCTACTTCCCTTATAAAAACCATTCTGCTTCTCCCCGTTTGCTATCTAGAGAAGAAGCCAATTCCATTCCTTTCTCTTTAACACAACTCCCTTACCTTCTTGAACTTTTCTCTATCTCCAAAGACTCTCCTCAAGCCAAAGCCATGGAATATACTCTAAGACATTGTGATGTCAAAACCACAGAAAGAGAGACCAAGATGTGTGCTGCCTCCTTAGAATCGGTGCTTGATTTTGTATGTGCAACCTTTGGATTGGACACTCAATTCAAAGCTTTAACTACTAATTATCTCACAAACCCGGTTACACAATTGCAAAATTATACCATTTTGGAAGACCCAAAAGAGATCCTGCCAGAAAAAATCGTAGGATGTCATGCAATGCCTTACCCGTATGTGGTCTACTATTGCCATAGAGCAGAAGGGAGGGACAGGCTGTTTGAGATGTTACTGGGTGGTGAGGATGGAGAAAGAGTCCAAGCTCCAGGGATTTGCCATATGGACACCTCTAAATGGGACAGGGACCATGTGTCGTTTCGTGTCCTCAAAATGGAGCCTGGAACTTCCCCAGTTTGCCATTTCTTCCCAGCAAATAACTTAGTTTGGGTGCCTTTGTCTGCTTGA